Proteins encoded together in one Macadamia integrifolia cultivar HAES 741 chromosome 8, SCU_Mint_v3, whole genome shotgun sequence window:
- the LOC122086274 gene encoding WD repeat-containing protein 62 isoform X3 has product MNPNRKRKRSDSTPTLDLEEIIGLTTKNSNGLTSNISTGDCIYLAGCVVVIYNVDSRTQSHLMVSARTPKALSCVAVSQDGRYIASGESGHQPAVLIWDYSTQDLISELKGHQYGVACIAFSPNGKHLVSAGFPRDGNLCLWDWRSGAPVAKLKASSSCSTISSVCFSSDAKCFITAGKKHLKFWKVGSTRRQSNARASLLPMDAKLAILGCQRGSSFVSVTSPSWTANNLVGSDWAGKFCPIYALTDAGVLCLIHSGFSIKKWVDLKVPKSFALAVSNKLIACACSNGVVQLLTVDTLKHAGSLQYADDKACHEAIDMGHHTKYSVKGFQHASNLPDAIACQFSASKKLVVIFGDRSLYAWEIHDGYKVCLCSVLFSHSACIWDVQNLPCENRHDSLFACATRGCSGRVSFATCSADGTIRFWHFTSQSNSVKKDGDLSLDQQIGGNSLKAGSVHAIRLESGGIFECDVVIGTRGFRSMAVSSDGKYLVAGDFMGNLHIYNLLDSDYTCFKEAHNGEILSLSFSLSGNNTFFSEQEASENLYLLASGGRDRVIHLYDVNRGFDLIERLDDHSAAVTSVKFTFDGRKILSCSADRSIVFHDVSVVNTGCKISRRRHQIASQGTIYDMAIDPALEVAVTVGQDKKINTFNITAGKHVRTFKQSEDFGEPTKVNIDPSSSYVVCSFSNRSICIYDFISGELVAKAVAHGEVITGVIFLPDCKHIISVDGDGCIFLWKMPALLSSKIFHRMKELADANSKISMDNPLASNEGILYDSKRTCMLEKSVHAVQKTIIQEGSTEKVSAFKFSISRLPKWAQAKLITKQTVPADPQPTPTQCRQVDTGSLSLIVDNGGASVSTCPKVQRPCKQDLGGTDSCFTDVSKTSLATNTSQSSPISNEIPSSFTMGNRWLTIHTVCFDPLDSPEERVLKDEMLPAPVPKSSVQIVQNSDSMEIALGAPAVRRDLLEEPPYETSNWLVNDSQVLSLSESISGAVNNLCKEEGQLSIHKTEAHSEAVSRDKYLHSCTDEIMANTTVKEKIDSMYRGNDLLNHHFGNLSTAVKDAKNATRSLENPASVNQRSDPTFSVKDNLMNMEGAREKYQMEGIPQITGVQEIMTGCNKALLSLDDAAECALQLFSKLEILLSGQDAIAGAKTKFYTEVAKLLPSIKEKVNALADLVQSGRNNSCSSNGVEASSCEPILGKFS; this is encoded by the exons ATGAACCCTAATCGCAAACGCAAGAGATCAGATTCAACTCCAACG TTGGATTTGGAGGAAATCATTGGCTTGACGACTAAGAATTCCAATGGATTGACTTCAAATATTTCAACCGGTGACTGCATCTACTTGGCCGGTTGTGTTGTTGTGATTTACAATGTTGATTCACGCACTCAGTCTCACCTCATGGTGTCAGCAAGAACGCCTAAAGCTTTGAGTTGTGTAGCTGTCTCACAGGATGGACGTTACATTGCATCTGGAGAG TCAGGGCATCAGCCAGCAGTGCTAATATGGGACTACTCAACCCAGGATCTTATTTCTGAACTAAAGGGCCATCAATATGGTGTGGCATGCATTGCTTTCTCGCCCAATG GAAAACATTTGGTTTCTGCTGGATTTCCCCGTGATGGGAACCTGTGTCTTTGGGACTGGCGGAGTGGGGCACCGGTTGCTAAGCTTAAAGCGAGCTCATCTTGTTCCACCATTTCATCTGTTTGCTTCTCATCAGATGCAAAATGTTTTATAACGGCTGGGAAAAAACACTTGAAGTTCTGGAAAGTTGGTTCTACAAGACGTCAGTCAAATGCCAGGGCTAGCTTGCTGCCTATGGATGCAAAGCTAGCTATTCTTGGTTGTCAGAGAGGAAGCTCCTTTGTATCTGTTACATCCCCATCCTGGACTGCTAATAATCTCGTTGGTAGTGACTGGGCTGGCAAATTCTGTCCAATCTATGCATTGACCGATGCAG GTGTTTTATGCCTTATACATTCTGGGTTTTCAATAAAGAAGTGGGTAGATTTAAAG GTTCCGAAAAGCTTTGCACTTGCTGTATCAAACAAGCTTATTGCTTGTGCTTGCAGTAATGGGGTTGTCCAACTACTGACAGTTGATACTCTCAAACATGCTGGAAGTCTGCAATATGCTGATGATAAAGCATGTCATGAGGCAATAGATATGGGCCATCATACAAAATACTCTGTGAAAGGTTTCCAACATGCTTCGAATCTCCCTGATGCAATAGCTTGTCAATTCTCAGCCTCCAAGAAGCTTG TGGTGATTTTTGGGGATCGCAGTCTCTATGCATGGGAAATACATGATGGATACAAG gTTTGTCTGTGTTCTGTGCTTTTTTCACACAGTGCTTGCATATGGGATGTTCAGAATCTCCCTTGTGAAAACAGGCATGATTCTCTTTTTGCATGTGCAACTAGAGGTTGTTCTGGCAGAGTTTCTTTTGCAACATGCTCTGCTGATGGCACCATTAGATTTTGGCATTTCACCTCGCAATCTAATTCAGTTAAGAAAGATGGGGATCTTTCACTTGACCAACAAATTGGTGGTAATTCATTGAAAGCTGGGTCTGTTCATGCTATTCGTTTGG AGAGTGGTGGAATATTTGAATGTGATGTTGTGATAGGCACTCGAGGCTTTCGATCCATGGCAGTTAGTTCTGATGGAAAGTACTTGGTGGCTGGTGATTTCATGGGGAACCTCCATATTTATAATTTACTTGATTCAGATTATACATGTTTTAAG GAGGCTCACAATGGAGAGATCCTCTCGTTGAGCTTTAGCTTGTCAGGAAATAATACATTCTTTTCTGAACAAGAAGCTTCAGAAAACCTGTACTTGCTTGCTTCAGGAGGAAGAGATCGAGTCATCCATCTTTATGATGTCAATAG GGGGTTTGATCTCATTGAAAGACTAGATGATCATTCTGCTGCTGTGACTTCTGTGAAATTTACTTTTGATGGTCGCAAGATTCTCAGCTGCAGTGCTGACAG GTCTATTGTGTTCCATGATGTGTCCGTAGTAAATACTGGTTGTAAGATTTCACGACGTCGTCATCAAATTGCATCCCAAGGCACAATCTATGACATGGCTATAGATCCTGCATTGGAGGTTGCAGTTACTGTTGGCCAG GATAAGAAGATCAACACTTTCAACATCACTGCTGGAAAACATGTTAGAACATTTAAGCAAAGTGAGGACTTTGGAGAACCAACAAAG gtAAACATAGACCCAAGCAGCAGCTACGTGGTTTGCTCATTTTCCAACAGGTCTATTTGTATATATGACTTTATAAGTGGAGAATTAGTTGCAAAAGCTGTGGCGCATGGTGAAGTCATAACGGGTGTCATTTTCTTGCCCGACTGCAAGCACATTATTTCT GTAGATGGTGATGGTTGCATTTTCTTATGGAAAATGCCAGCTCTATTATCATCAAAAATTTTCCACAGAATGAAGGAACTTGCAGATGCCAATTCTAAAATAAGCATGGACAACCCTTTAGCTTCAAATGAAGGCATATTATATGATTCCAAACGTACGTGCATGCTGGAAAAATCTGTTCATGCTGTTCAGAAAACGATTATTCAAGAAGGGAGTACTGAAAAAGTTTCGGCCTTCAAATTTAGCATCTCAAGGCTTCCAAAGTGGGCCCAAGCCAAGCTAATTACCAAACAGACTGTCCCTGCAGATCCTCAGCCTACACCAACTCAG TGTCGGCAAGTAGATACTGGATCTTTGTCTTTGATAGTGGATAATGGTGGGGCATCTGTTTCAACGTGTCCTAAGGTTCAAAGACCATGTAAACAAGATTTGGGAGGCACTGACTCCTGCTTTACTGACGTTTCTAAAACTTCATTAGCCACCAACACCAGCCAAAGTTCTCCAATTTCCAATGAAATCCCAAG CAGCTTCACCATGGGCAATCGCTGGCTCACCATTCATACTGTTTGTTTTGATCCCCTGGATTCCCCAGAAGAGAGGGTTTTGAAGGATGAAATGCTGCCTGCTCCTGTGCCAAAATCAT CTGTGCAGATAGTGCAAAACAGTGACAGCATGGAAATTGCATTGGGTGCTCCAGCTGTGAGGAGGGACCTCCTTGAGGAGCCTCCTTACGAGACTAGTAACTGGCTTGTGAATGACAGCCAGGTTCTCTCTCTAAGTGAATCAATCTCAGGGGCTGTTAACAATTTGtgcaaggaagaaggccaactCAGTATCCATAAAACAGAGGCTCACTCTGAAGCAGTTTCCAGGGATAAATATTTGCATTCATGTACAGATGAAATCATGGCTAATACCACCGTTAAAGAGAAAATTGACTCCATGTACAGAGGCAATGATCTTTTGAATCATCACTTTGGCAATTTATCAACAGCTGTAAAG GATGCAAAGAATGCAACGAGAAGCTTGGAGAACCCTGCTTCCGTTAATCAGAGAAGTGATCCAACTTTTTCTGTGAAAGATAATTTGATGAATATGGAGGGAGCCAGAGAGAAATACCAGATGGAAGGTATTCCACAAATAACTGGGGTACAGGAAATAATGACTGGATGCAACAAAGCATTGCTTAGTCTAGATGATGCAGCAGAATGTGCACTCCAGTTATTTTCCAAGTTGGAAATTCTGCTTTCCGGCCAAGATGCAATTGCGGGGGCCAAAACTAAATTTTACACAGAGGTGGCCAAGCTTCTTCCGTCAATCAAAGAGAAAGTTAATGCACTGGCTGATCTAGTGCAGTCTGGCAGGAATAATTCCTGTTCTAGTAATGGTGTGGAGGCTTCCAGTTGTGAACCTATATTAGGAAAATTTTCATAG
- the LOC122086274 gene encoding WD repeat-containing protein 62 isoform X9, with protein MNPNRKRKRSDSTPTLDLEEIIGLTTKNSNGLTSNISTGDCIYLAGCVVVIYNVDSRTQSHLMVSARTPKALSCVAVSQDGRYIASGESGHQPAVLIWDYSTQDLISELKGHQYGVACIAFSPNGKHLVSAGFPRDGNLCLWDWRSGAPVAKLKASSSCSTISSVCFSSDAKCFITAGKKHLKFWKVGSTRRQSNARASLLPMDAKLAILGCQRGSSFVSVTSPSWTANNLVGSDWAGKFCPIYALTDAGVLCLIHSGFSIKKWVDLKVPKSFALAVSNKLIACACSNGVVQLLTVDTLKHAGSLQYADDKACHEAIDMGHHTKYSVKGFQHASNLPDAIACQFSASKKLVVIFGDRSLYAWEIHDGYKVCLCSVLFSHSACIWDVQNLPCENRHDSLFACATRGCSGRVSFATCSADGTIRFWHFTSQSNSVKKDGDLSLDQQIGGNSLKAGSVHAIRLESGGIFECDVVIGTRGFRSMAVSSDGKYLVAGDFMGNLHIYNLLDSDYTCFKEAHNGEILSLSFSLSGNNTFFSEQEASENLYLLASGGRDRVIHLYDVNRGFDLIERLDDHSAAVTSVKFTFDGRKILSCSADRSIVFHDVSVVNTGCKISRRRHQIASQGTIYDMAIDPALEVAVTVGQDKKINTFNITAGKHVRTFKQSEDFGEPTKVNIDPSSSYVVCSFSNRSICIYDFISGELVAKAVAHGEVITGVIFLPDCKHIISVDGDGCIFLWKMPALLSSKIFHRMKELADANSKISMDNPLASNEGILYDSKRTCMLEKSVHAVQKTIIQEGSTEKVSAFKFSISRLPKWAQAKLITKQTVPADPQPTPTQCRQVDTGSLSLIVDNGGASVSTCPKVQRPCKQDLGGTDSCFTDVSKTSLATNTSQSSPISNEIPSSFTMGNRWLTIHTVCFDPLDSPEERVLKDEMLPAPVPKSYSAKQ; from the exons ATGAACCCTAATCGCAAACGCAAGAGATCAGATTCAACTCCAACG TTGGATTTGGAGGAAATCATTGGCTTGACGACTAAGAATTCCAATGGATTGACTTCAAATATTTCAACCGGTGACTGCATCTACTTGGCCGGTTGTGTTGTTGTGATTTACAATGTTGATTCACGCACTCAGTCTCACCTCATGGTGTCAGCAAGAACGCCTAAAGCTTTGAGTTGTGTAGCTGTCTCACAGGATGGACGTTACATTGCATCTGGAGAG TCAGGGCATCAGCCAGCAGTGCTAATATGGGACTACTCAACCCAGGATCTTATTTCTGAACTAAAGGGCCATCAATATGGTGTGGCATGCATTGCTTTCTCGCCCAATG GAAAACATTTGGTTTCTGCTGGATTTCCCCGTGATGGGAACCTGTGTCTTTGGGACTGGCGGAGTGGGGCACCGGTTGCTAAGCTTAAAGCGAGCTCATCTTGTTCCACCATTTCATCTGTTTGCTTCTCATCAGATGCAAAATGTTTTATAACGGCTGGGAAAAAACACTTGAAGTTCTGGAAAGTTGGTTCTACAAGACGTCAGTCAAATGCCAGGGCTAGCTTGCTGCCTATGGATGCAAAGCTAGCTATTCTTGGTTGTCAGAGAGGAAGCTCCTTTGTATCTGTTACATCCCCATCCTGGACTGCTAATAATCTCGTTGGTAGTGACTGGGCTGGCAAATTCTGTCCAATCTATGCATTGACCGATGCAG GTGTTTTATGCCTTATACATTCTGGGTTTTCAATAAAGAAGTGGGTAGATTTAAAG GTTCCGAAAAGCTTTGCACTTGCTGTATCAAACAAGCTTATTGCTTGTGCTTGCAGTAATGGGGTTGTCCAACTACTGACAGTTGATACTCTCAAACATGCTGGAAGTCTGCAATATGCTGATGATAAAGCATGTCATGAGGCAATAGATATGGGCCATCATACAAAATACTCTGTGAAAGGTTTCCAACATGCTTCGAATCTCCCTGATGCAATAGCTTGTCAATTCTCAGCCTCCAAGAAGCTTG TGGTGATTTTTGGGGATCGCAGTCTCTATGCATGGGAAATACATGATGGATACAAG gTTTGTCTGTGTTCTGTGCTTTTTTCACACAGTGCTTGCATATGGGATGTTCAGAATCTCCCTTGTGAAAACAGGCATGATTCTCTTTTTGCATGTGCAACTAGAGGTTGTTCTGGCAGAGTTTCTTTTGCAACATGCTCTGCTGATGGCACCATTAGATTTTGGCATTTCACCTCGCAATCTAATTCAGTTAAGAAAGATGGGGATCTTTCACTTGACCAACAAATTGGTGGTAATTCATTGAAAGCTGGGTCTGTTCATGCTATTCGTTTGG AGAGTGGTGGAATATTTGAATGTGATGTTGTGATAGGCACTCGAGGCTTTCGATCCATGGCAGTTAGTTCTGATGGAAAGTACTTGGTGGCTGGTGATTTCATGGGGAACCTCCATATTTATAATTTACTTGATTCAGATTATACATGTTTTAAG GAGGCTCACAATGGAGAGATCCTCTCGTTGAGCTTTAGCTTGTCAGGAAATAATACATTCTTTTCTGAACAAGAAGCTTCAGAAAACCTGTACTTGCTTGCTTCAGGAGGAAGAGATCGAGTCATCCATCTTTATGATGTCAATAG GGGGTTTGATCTCATTGAAAGACTAGATGATCATTCTGCTGCTGTGACTTCTGTGAAATTTACTTTTGATGGTCGCAAGATTCTCAGCTGCAGTGCTGACAG GTCTATTGTGTTCCATGATGTGTCCGTAGTAAATACTGGTTGTAAGATTTCACGACGTCGTCATCAAATTGCATCCCAAGGCACAATCTATGACATGGCTATAGATCCTGCATTGGAGGTTGCAGTTACTGTTGGCCAG GATAAGAAGATCAACACTTTCAACATCACTGCTGGAAAACATGTTAGAACATTTAAGCAAAGTGAGGACTTTGGAGAACCAACAAAG gtAAACATAGACCCAAGCAGCAGCTACGTGGTTTGCTCATTTTCCAACAGGTCTATTTGTATATATGACTTTATAAGTGGAGAATTAGTTGCAAAAGCTGTGGCGCATGGTGAAGTCATAACGGGTGTCATTTTCTTGCCCGACTGCAAGCACATTATTTCT GTAGATGGTGATGGTTGCATTTTCTTATGGAAAATGCCAGCTCTATTATCATCAAAAATTTTCCACAGAATGAAGGAACTTGCAGATGCCAATTCTAAAATAAGCATGGACAACCCTTTAGCTTCAAATGAAGGCATATTATATGATTCCAAACGTACGTGCATGCTGGAAAAATCTGTTCATGCTGTTCAGAAAACGATTATTCAAGAAGGGAGTACTGAAAAAGTTTCGGCCTTCAAATTTAGCATCTCAAGGCTTCCAAAGTGGGCCCAAGCCAAGCTAATTACCAAACAGACTGTCCCTGCAGATCCTCAGCCTACACCAACTCAG TGTCGGCAAGTAGATACTGGATCTTTGTCTTTGATAGTGGATAATGGTGGGGCATCTGTTTCAACGTGTCCTAAGGTTCAAAGACCATGTAAACAAGATTTGGGAGGCACTGACTCCTGCTTTACTGACGTTTCTAAAACTTCATTAGCCACCAACACCAGCCAAAGTTCTCCAATTTCCAATGAAATCCCAAG CAGCTTCACCATGGGCAATCGCTGGCTCACCATTCATACTGTTTGTTTTGATCCCCTGGATTCCCCAGAAGAGAGGGTTTTGAAGGATGAAATGCTGCCTGCTCCTGTGCCAAAATCAT ATAGTGCAAAACAGTGA
- the LOC122086274 gene encoding WD repeat-containing protein 62 isoform X4 produces MNPNRKRKRSDSTPTLDLEEIIGLTTKNSNGLTSNISTGDCIYLAGCVVVIYNVDSRTQSHLMVSARTPKALSCVAVSQDGRYIASGESGHQPAVLIWDYSTQDLISELKGHQYGVACIAFSPNGKHLVSAGFPRDGNLCLWDWRSGAPVAKLKASSSCSTISSVCFSSDAKCFITAGKKHLKFWKVGSTRRQSNARASLLPMDAKLAILGCQRGSSFVSVTSPSWTANNLVGSDWAGKFCPIYALTDAGVLCLIHSGFSIKKWVDLKVPKSFALAVSNKLIACACSNGVVQLLTVDTLKHAGSLQYADDKACHEAIDMGHHTKYSVKGFQHASNLPDAIACQFSASKKLVVIFGDRSLYAWEIHDGYKVCLCSVLFSHSACIWDVQNLPCENRHDSLFACATRGCSGRVSFATCSADGTIRFWHFTSQSNSVKKDGDLSLDQQIGGNSLKAGSVHAIRLESGGIFECDVVIGTRGFRSMAVSSDGKYLVAGDFMGNLHIYNLLDSDYTCFKEAHNGEILSLSFSLSGNNTFFSEQEASENLYLLASGGRDRVIHLYDVNRGFDLIERLDDHSAAVTSVKFTFDGRKILSCSADRSIVFHDVSVVNTGCKISRRRHQIASQGTIYDMAIDPALEVAVTVGQDKKINTFNITAGKHVRTFKQSEDFGEPTKVNIDPSSSYVVCSFSNRSICIYDFISGELVAKAVAHGEVITGVIFLPDCKHIISVDGDGCIFLWKMPALLSSKIFHRMKELADANSKISMDNPLASNEGILYDSKRTCMLEKSVHAVQKTIIQEGSTEKVSAFKFSISRLPKWAQAKLITKQTVPADPQPTPTQCRQVDTGSLSLIVDNGGASVSTCPKVQRPCKQDLGGTDSCFTDVSKTSLATNTSQSSPISNEIPSFTMGNRWLTIHTVCFDPLDSPEERVLKDEMLPAPVPKSSVQIVQNSDSMEIALGAPAVRRDLLEEPPYETSNWLVNDSQVLSLSESISGAVNNLCKEEGQLSIHKTEAHSEAVSRDKYLHSCTDEIMANTTVKEKIDSMYRGNDLLNHHFGNLSTAVKDAKNATRSLENPASVNQRSDPTFSVKDNLMNMEGAREKYQMEGIPQITGVQEIMTGCNKALLSLDDAAECALQLFSKLEILLSGQDAIAGAKTKFYTEVAKLLPSIKEKVNALADLVQSGRNNSCSSNGVEASSCEPILGKFS; encoded by the exons ATGAACCCTAATCGCAAACGCAAGAGATCAGATTCAACTCCAACG TTGGATTTGGAGGAAATCATTGGCTTGACGACTAAGAATTCCAATGGATTGACTTCAAATATTTCAACCGGTGACTGCATCTACTTGGCCGGTTGTGTTGTTGTGATTTACAATGTTGATTCACGCACTCAGTCTCACCTCATGGTGTCAGCAAGAACGCCTAAAGCTTTGAGTTGTGTAGCTGTCTCACAGGATGGACGTTACATTGCATCTGGAGAG TCAGGGCATCAGCCAGCAGTGCTAATATGGGACTACTCAACCCAGGATCTTATTTCTGAACTAAAGGGCCATCAATATGGTGTGGCATGCATTGCTTTCTCGCCCAATG GAAAACATTTGGTTTCTGCTGGATTTCCCCGTGATGGGAACCTGTGTCTTTGGGACTGGCGGAGTGGGGCACCGGTTGCTAAGCTTAAAGCGAGCTCATCTTGTTCCACCATTTCATCTGTTTGCTTCTCATCAGATGCAAAATGTTTTATAACGGCTGGGAAAAAACACTTGAAGTTCTGGAAAGTTGGTTCTACAAGACGTCAGTCAAATGCCAGGGCTAGCTTGCTGCCTATGGATGCAAAGCTAGCTATTCTTGGTTGTCAGAGAGGAAGCTCCTTTGTATCTGTTACATCCCCATCCTGGACTGCTAATAATCTCGTTGGTAGTGACTGGGCTGGCAAATTCTGTCCAATCTATGCATTGACCGATGCAG GTGTTTTATGCCTTATACATTCTGGGTTTTCAATAAAGAAGTGGGTAGATTTAAAG GTTCCGAAAAGCTTTGCACTTGCTGTATCAAACAAGCTTATTGCTTGTGCTTGCAGTAATGGGGTTGTCCAACTACTGACAGTTGATACTCTCAAACATGCTGGAAGTCTGCAATATGCTGATGATAAAGCATGTCATGAGGCAATAGATATGGGCCATCATACAAAATACTCTGTGAAAGGTTTCCAACATGCTTCGAATCTCCCTGATGCAATAGCTTGTCAATTCTCAGCCTCCAAGAAGCTTG TGGTGATTTTTGGGGATCGCAGTCTCTATGCATGGGAAATACATGATGGATACAAG gTTTGTCTGTGTTCTGTGCTTTTTTCACACAGTGCTTGCATATGGGATGTTCAGAATCTCCCTTGTGAAAACAGGCATGATTCTCTTTTTGCATGTGCAACTAGAGGTTGTTCTGGCAGAGTTTCTTTTGCAACATGCTCTGCTGATGGCACCATTAGATTTTGGCATTTCACCTCGCAATCTAATTCAGTTAAGAAAGATGGGGATCTTTCACTTGACCAACAAATTGGTGGTAATTCATTGAAAGCTGGGTCTGTTCATGCTATTCGTTTGG AGAGTGGTGGAATATTTGAATGTGATGTTGTGATAGGCACTCGAGGCTTTCGATCCATGGCAGTTAGTTCTGATGGAAAGTACTTGGTGGCTGGTGATTTCATGGGGAACCTCCATATTTATAATTTACTTGATTCAGATTATACATGTTTTAAG GAGGCTCACAATGGAGAGATCCTCTCGTTGAGCTTTAGCTTGTCAGGAAATAATACATTCTTTTCTGAACAAGAAGCTTCAGAAAACCTGTACTTGCTTGCTTCAGGAGGAAGAGATCGAGTCATCCATCTTTATGATGTCAATAG GGGGTTTGATCTCATTGAAAGACTAGATGATCATTCTGCTGCTGTGACTTCTGTGAAATTTACTTTTGATGGTCGCAAGATTCTCAGCTGCAGTGCTGACAG GTCTATTGTGTTCCATGATGTGTCCGTAGTAAATACTGGTTGTAAGATTTCACGACGTCGTCATCAAATTGCATCCCAAGGCACAATCTATGACATGGCTATAGATCCTGCATTGGAGGTTGCAGTTACTGTTGGCCAG GATAAGAAGATCAACACTTTCAACATCACTGCTGGAAAACATGTTAGAACATTTAAGCAAAGTGAGGACTTTGGAGAACCAACAAAG gtAAACATAGACCCAAGCAGCAGCTACGTGGTTTGCTCATTTTCCAACAGGTCTATTTGTATATATGACTTTATAAGTGGAGAATTAGTTGCAAAAGCTGTGGCGCATGGTGAAGTCATAACGGGTGTCATTTTCTTGCCCGACTGCAAGCACATTATTTCT GTAGATGGTGATGGTTGCATTTTCTTATGGAAAATGCCAGCTCTATTATCATCAAAAATTTTCCACAGAATGAAGGAACTTGCAGATGCCAATTCTAAAATAAGCATGGACAACCCTTTAGCTTCAAATGAAGGCATATTATATGATTCCAAACGTACGTGCATGCTGGAAAAATCTGTTCATGCTGTTCAGAAAACGATTATTCAAGAAGGGAGTACTGAAAAAGTTTCGGCCTTCAAATTTAGCATCTCAAGGCTTCCAAAGTGGGCCCAAGCCAAGCTAATTACCAAACAGACTGTCCCTGCAGATCCTCAGCCTACACCAACTCAG TGTCGGCAAGTAGATACTGGATCTTTGTCTTTGATAGTGGATAATGGTGGGGCATCTGTTTCAACGTGTCCTAAGGTTCAAAGACCATGTAAACAAGATTTGGGAGGCACTGACTCCTGCTTTACTGACGTTTCTAAAACTTCATTAGCCACCAACACCAGCCAAAGTTCTCCAATTTCCAATGAAATCCCAAG CTTCACCATGGGCAATCGCTGGCTCACCATTCATACTGTTTGTTTTGATCCCCTGGATTCCCCAGAAGAGAGGGTTTTGAAGGATGAAATGCTGCCTGCTCCTGTGCCAAAATCAT CTGTGCAGATAGTGCAAAACAGTGACAGCATGGAAATTGCATTGGGTGCTCCAGCTGTGAGGAGGGACCTCCTTGAGGAGCCTCCTTACGAGACTAGTAACTGGCTTGTGAATGACAGCCAGGTTCTCTCTCTAAGTGAATCAATCTCAGGGGCTGTTAACAATTTGtgcaaggaagaaggccaactCAGTATCCATAAAACAGAGGCTCACTCTGAAGCAGTTTCCAGGGATAAATATTTGCATTCATGTACAGATGAAATCATGGCTAATACCACCGTTAAAGAGAAAATTGACTCCATGTACAGAGGCAATGATCTTTTGAATCATCACTTTGGCAATTTATCAACAGCTGTAAAG GATGCAAAGAATGCAACGAGAAGCTTGGAGAACCCTGCTTCCGTTAATCAGAGAAGTGATCCAACTTTTTCTGTGAAAGATAATTTGATGAATATGGAGGGAGCCAGAGAGAAATACCAGATGGAAGGTATTCCACAAATAACTGGGGTACAGGAAATAATGACTGGATGCAACAAAGCATTGCTTAGTCTAGATGATGCAGCAGAATGTGCACTCCAGTTATTTTCCAAGTTGGAAATTCTGCTTTCCGGCCAAGATGCAATTGCGGGGGCCAAAACTAAATTTTACACAGAGGTGGCCAAGCTTCTTCCGTCAATCAAAGAGAAAGTTAATGCACTGGCTGATCTAGTGCAGTCTGGCAGGAATAATTCCTGTTCTAGTAATGGTGTGGAGGCTTCCAGTTGTGAACCTATATTAGGAAAATTTTCATAG